The following are encoded in a window of Solidesulfovibrio magneticus RS-1 genomic DNA:
- a CDS encoding EcsC family protein yields the protein MGQLALACELLETKPLAMRLCDALGLPIETALSLLPQKAKDKINSITQDCLRKAQNVALQTLGDKPRRKASDIFHKGCVTAGGFVGGLGGLAGLAVEAPISTVVMLRSIADIARSQGALLDDPEVRLECLKVFALSGGTRLDGAVPGYYAIRTLLSQNLPEIAALLAVRGISDEAGTLLGRFTATIAERFSLRLSEKFAAQSVPLLGAVGGATVNYIFIGHFQDVARGHFIVRRLEALYGEEPVRRAYQRIRQGSCSTEETN from the coding sequence ATGGGCCAGCTTGCCCTGGCCTGCGAGTTGCTTGAGACCAAGCCGCTGGCCATGCGCCTTTGCGACGCCCTGGGCCTGCCCATCGAGACGGCCTTGTCGCTGTTGCCGCAAAAGGCCAAGGACAAGATCAACTCCATCACCCAGGACTGTCTGCGCAAGGCCCAGAACGTGGCCCTGCAGACCCTTGGCGACAAGCCGCGCCGGAAGGCTTCCGACATCTTTCATAAAGGCTGCGTGACCGCCGGCGGGTTTGTCGGCGGCCTGGGCGGATTGGCCGGGCTGGCCGTGGAAGCCCCGATTTCAACCGTGGTCATGCTGCGTTCCATCGCCGATATCGCCCGCAGCCAGGGCGCGTTGCTCGATGATCCCGAAGTCCGGCTGGAATGCCTTAAGGTTTTCGCCCTCAGCGGCGGAACCCGGCTGGACGGGGCTGTGCCGGGCTATTATGCCATCCGAACCCTGCTGTCGCAAAACCTCCCCGAGATCGCCGCCCTGTTGGCCGTGCGGGGGATCAGCGACGAGGCCGGAACCCTCCTTGGCCGCTTTACGGCCACCATCGCCGAACGCTTTTCGCTGCGCCTTTCGGAGAAGTTCGCCGCCCAGTCCGTGCCGCTTCTGGGCGCGGTCGGGGGCGCGACAGTCAATTATATCTTTATCGGCCACTTTCAGGATGTGGCCCGGGGCCACTTCATCGTCCGACGCCTGGAGGCCCTGTACGGCGAGGAACCGGTGCGCCGGGCGTATCAGCGTATCCGGCAAGGATCGTGCAGCACGGAAGAAACCAATTAA
- a CDS encoding SpoIIE family protein phosphatase has translation MALDIIDLRESNAFLNILFDNIPAVVLVADKNLEIQEINDAYQSLFGQDRASALGVRCGNALKCSFASAENKRCGETSHCSQCQLRGNVLATMIRKIPADKEKFVHTFFVNGVAEERHFELTTRQITFRGEEMALLILYDVTDSERQKFDLLDKQKKIDESLRAAGTVQHCLLPRALPAVESVEFAWKFRPCDAIGGDILNAVPLDAAHIGLYVVDVAGHGAPSAMISVLVYQLMNPHTGILLDAASDPARIRDPEEVLDILDKEFPLKRFGRHFTIVYAVLDLASGAVTYSNAGHCPPILLTREGSFRTLDVSGTVIGLGAMPFGQETVVLSPGDKVVLCSDGVEEMRNPAQEFFGEARLRETLLALREASVAELVQGLYDGIVQFAAGTPPADDCSILAFVYRG, from the coding sequence GTGGCTCTGGACATAATCGATTTACGCGAGTCAAACGCTTTTCTCAATATACTCTTTGACAACATTCCGGCCGTTGTTCTGGTGGCTGATAAGAATTTGGAAATTCAAGAAATAAATGACGCCTATCAATCGCTGTTCGGCCAGGACCGCGCATCGGCCTTGGGGGTACGCTGCGGCAATGCCCTGAAGTGTTCGTTCGCCAGTGCGGAAAATAAACGTTGCGGTGAAACAAGCCACTGCAGCCAGTGTCAATTGCGCGGCAACGTTCTGGCCACGATGATCAGGAAAATACCGGCGGACAAAGAAAAATTTGTCCATACCTTCTTTGTCAATGGCGTGGCAGAGGAGCGTCATTTTGAGCTCACTACCCGGCAGATAACGTTTCGCGGCGAGGAGATGGCCCTTCTCATTCTCTATGATGTGACCGACAGTGAACGGCAGAAATTCGATTTGCTCGACAAGCAGAAAAAAATTGACGAGTCGCTCCGGGCTGCCGGGACAGTGCAGCACTGTCTTTTGCCTCGCGCCCTGCCGGCGGTCGAGAGCGTGGAATTTGCTTGGAAGTTCAGGCCCTGCGACGCCATTGGCGGCGACATACTCAATGCCGTTCCACTGGATGCCGCGCACATCGGCCTGTATGTGGTTGACGTGGCCGGCCACGGCGCGCCGTCGGCCATGATTTCTGTGCTGGTGTATCAACTCATGAACCCGCATACCGGGATTTTGCTGGATGCAGCATCGGATCCGGCGAGGATCCGCGATCCCGAGGAAGTGTTGGACATCCTGGACAAGGAATTTCCGCTGAAGCGCTTTGGGCGACATTTTACGATTGTTTACGCGGTTTTGGACTTGGCTTCAGGGGCTGTGACCTACAGTAACGCCGGGCATTGCCCTCCGATCCTCCTCACGAGGGAGGGCAGTTTCAGGACCCTTGACGTTTCCGGAACGGTGATCGGTCTTGGGGCGATGCCTTTTGGGCAGGAGACCGTGGTCCTTTCTCCCGGCGACAAGGTCGTGTTGTGCAGCGACGGGGTCGAGGAAATGCGCAATCCGGCGCAGGAATTTTTCGGAGAAGCAAGGCTGCGGGAGACGCTGCTTGCGCTGCGGGAAGCGTCCGTGGCGGAGTTGGTCCAAGGACTGTACGACGGCATTGTGCAGTTTGCCGCCGGGACGCCGCCGGCTGATGATTGCAGCATCCTGGCTTTCGTGTACAGGGGATAG
- a CDS encoding EAL and HDOD domain-containing protein, whose protein sequence is MPAEFPDNYVIASHPIFTKSMHVFAHELLFRQCINDECAAFASHADATNKMIADGFSLATRRLGTNSLLSINVGNDNIMSQAVVALPADRVLLEIPGDIDADDGLLAACRDLRAAGYRFVIDNYAPDAPAAGSLAAIAAFLKIPVNEIDGKSLARIRKSLSRMDIKLIASRVETWDVFEGCRFLGFDYFQGFFFSYLKDIVGKKLSSHRLARFNIQRLLMEKNVDFSRVVDVISTDQALTVRLLHFVNSAAFSLGRRVDSLTRAAALIGLNALKKWAMTAILADTDASDVGRELSYRTLHSAVFLSLLGDRLAAKGPDTDTLYLLGLLHNVDAVMGQKMKDTSMRCPLWPWSKMRSCATRKSRLPSLPCCWTPLGATTGPRPSAI, encoded by the coding sequence GTGCCCGCCGAATTCCCGGACAACTATGTCATCGCCAGCCATCCAATATTTACCAAGTCAATGCATGTTTTTGCCCATGAACTGTTGTTTCGCCAATGCATAAACGATGAATGCGCGGCGTTTGCCAGCCACGCCGACGCGACCAACAAGATGATTGCCGACGGTTTTTCCCTCGCAACCAGGCGACTTGGCACCAACAGCCTGCTCTCCATCAATGTCGGCAACGACAACATCATGTCGCAGGCGGTGGTTGCCTTGCCTGCGGATCGGGTTCTTCTGGAAATTCCGGGCGACATCGATGCTGACGACGGATTGCTTGCCGCCTGCCGGGATCTGCGGGCCGCCGGGTATCGTTTTGTCATCGACAACTACGCCCCGGACGCGCCAGCGGCCGGTAGTCTGGCGGCGATTGCCGCGTTTTTGAAAATCCCGGTCAACGAGATCGACGGCAAGTCCCTGGCCCGGATCAGGAAATCGCTTTCCCGGATGGACATCAAGCTGATCGCCTCCCGGGTGGAAACCTGGGATGTTTTTGAGGGATGCCGGTTTCTTGGCTTCGATTACTTTCAGGGGTTCTTCTTTTCTTATCTAAAAGATATTGTTGGAAAAAAACTCTCTTCGCACAGGTTGGCCCGCTTCAATATCCAACGCCTGCTCATGGAGAAGAACGTGGATTTCTCCAGGGTCGTGGACGTCATCTCCACGGACCAAGCCCTCACGGTCAGGCTTTTGCATTTTGTCAATTCCGCCGCCTTTTCCCTTGGCCGGCGGGTCGATTCCCTGACCCGGGCCGCCGCCCTCATCGGGTTGAACGCGCTCAAAAAGTGGGCCATGACCGCCATCTTGGCCGACACGGACGCCAGTGACGTGGGCCGGGAGCTTTCCTACCGGACGCTGCACAGCGCCGTATTCCTCAGCCTACTCGGCGATCGGCTGGCCGCCAAAGGCCCGGACACCGACACTCTGTATCTCCTTGGCCTCCTGCATAACGTGGATGCGGTCATGGGCCAGAAGATGAAGGACACATCAATGAGATGCCCCTTATGGCCGTGGTCAAAAATGCGCTCATGCGCGACGAGAAAGAGCCGCTTGCCCAGTTTACCTTGCTGTTGGACGCCGTTAGGTGCAACGACTGGACCAAGGCCCAGCGCCATTTGA
- the tnpC gene encoding IS66 family transposase, giving the protein MDINSLPDDPAALKALIVNMAASQADQQEHIVQLEQRLQLLNLIIYGPKSEKKPRTGQEQQLSLFDEAEQTAEEHKPQTFEEACAPASTRRKRGRRTIPADLPRVEIIHDLPESEKACPCGAKLVRIGEEVSEKLDIVPAKIQVIRHIRPKYACRACEGVEAHGPTVKTVPMPPQIIPQGIVTPGLLAHVAVAKYADALPLYRQEDQFARLGLDISRGTLAGWMIRVAKACEPLIDMIITAIRSGPIVNMDETTVQVLAEPGRANTTKSFMWVARGGTPGKPVVLFRYHPSRAGNVAAEILGDFKGYLQTDGYSGYEALGEREGLRHLGCLAHVRRKFVEVEKSTGKKAKGGTAHAVLDLIGKLYGVEHQAEKQQLNPEQIKVLRAEKSRPILDKIKALLDARAATTPPKSLLGKAIGYALKRWDRLVVYLEDGRLRPDNNLAENAIRPFAVGRKNWLFSGHPRGADASATIYSLIETAKANGLEPYRYLRHLFEHLPAATTDAQRKALLPQYIDPQSLIILA; this is encoded by the coding sequence ATGGACATCAATTCCCTCCCTGACGACCCTGCCGCACTGAAAGCTCTCATTGTCAACATGGCTGCCAGTCAGGCTGACCAGCAAGAGCACATCGTCCAACTTGAGCAGCGCCTTCAGCTCCTGAACCTGATCATTTACGGCCCGAAGTCCGAGAAAAAGCCCCGTACCGGCCAGGAGCAGCAGCTCTCCCTGTTCGACGAGGCCGAGCAGACTGCGGAGGAGCACAAACCGCAGACCTTCGAGGAGGCCTGCGCCCCGGCGAGCACCCGCCGCAAACGCGGCCGTCGCACCATCCCTGCGGATCTGCCCCGGGTGGAGATCATCCACGACCTGCCGGAATCGGAGAAGGCCTGCCCCTGCGGCGCTAAGCTGGTCCGCATCGGTGAGGAAGTCAGCGAAAAGCTCGACATCGTGCCGGCCAAGATCCAGGTCATCCGCCACATCCGGCCCAAATACGCCTGCCGGGCCTGCGAGGGCGTGGAAGCCCACGGGCCGACGGTAAAAACCGTGCCCATGCCGCCCCAGATTATCCCCCAAGGTATCGTCACCCCGGGCCTTTTGGCCCATGTCGCCGTGGCCAAGTATGCCGACGCGCTGCCCCTGTACCGCCAGGAGGATCAGTTCGCTCGACTGGGGCTGGACATCTCTCGGGGAACCCTGGCTGGCTGGATGATCCGCGTGGCCAAGGCCTGCGAGCCGCTCATTGACATGATCATCACTGCAATTCGTTCCGGTCCCATCGTCAACATGGACGAAACCACGGTCCAGGTGCTTGCCGAACCAGGCCGGGCCAACACCACGAAATCCTTCATGTGGGTTGCCCGGGGCGGAACACCGGGAAAACCGGTCGTGCTCTTTCGCTATCATCCGAGCCGGGCCGGCAATGTGGCTGCGGAAATTCTGGGCGACTTCAAAGGCTATCTGCAGACCGACGGCTATAGCGGCTATGAGGCCCTGGGCGAACGGGAAGGCCTGCGCCATCTCGGCTGCTTGGCCCATGTCCGGCGCAAGTTCGTCGAGGTCGAGAAGTCCACTGGCAAGAAGGCCAAAGGCGGCACGGCCCATGCCGTCCTCGATCTGATCGGCAAACTCTACGGCGTGGAGCACCAAGCCGAAAAGCAGCAGCTCAATCCGGAGCAGATCAAGGTCCTGCGAGCCGAAAAATCCAGGCCGATCCTGGACAAGATTAAGGCGCTGCTCGATGCCCGCGCCGCCACCACCCCGCCCAAGAGTCTGCTCGGCAAGGCCATCGGCTATGCCCTCAAGCGGTGGGACCGGCTCGTCGTCTATCTGGAAGACGGCCGACTGCGTCCGGACAACAACCTGGCCGAAAACGCCATCCGTCCCTTTGCCGTGGGCCGCAAAAACTGGCTGTTCTCAGGCCATCCGCGCGGAGCCGACGCCTCGGCCACCATCTACTCCCTCATCGAAACGGCCAAGGCCAACGGGCTGGAGCCATACCGCTATCTGCGCCACCTCTTCGAGCACTTGCCGGCGGCAACCACTGACGCCCAACGCAAGGCCCTCCTACCTCAGTACATCGATCCTCAAAGCCTTATCATACTTGCCTGA
- the tnpB gene encoding IS66 family insertion sequence element accessory protein TnpB (TnpB, as the term is used for proteins encoded by IS66 family insertion elements, is considered an accessory protein, since TnpC, encoded by a neighboring gene, is a DDE family transposase.): MMSPVSGVRVYLALGATDMRKSIDGLSILVSRQLQLDPFSGHLFGFCNRSRAIIKLLYWDRNGFCLWHKRLERHVFRWPTREAEVLAIDSRQLAWLLDGLDPLAVTGHSRLEYSTLF; the protein is encoded by the coding sequence ATGATGTCGCCGGTAAGCGGCGTCCGGGTTTATTTGGCTCTGGGAGCTACAGACATGCGCAAGTCCATCGACGGGCTGTCCATCCTGGTTTCACGGCAGCTGCAACTCGATCCGTTTTCCGGTCACCTTTTCGGCTTTTGCAACCGCAGCCGGGCGATCATCAAGCTGCTCTACTGGGATCGCAACGGCTTTTGTCTGTGGCACAAGCGTCTGGAGCGGCATGTGTTTCGCTGGCCAACCCGCGAGGCGGAGGTGCTTGCCATTGACTCCCGGCAACTCGCCTGGCTGCTTGACGGTCTCGATCCCCTGGCTGTGACGGGACACTCCCGCCTGGAGTATTCGACGCTCTTTTAG
- the tnpA gene encoding IS66 family insertion sequence element accessory protein TnpA: MTTSAVEGCSEKVAYWTEHIAAWHKSGLSQGAYCRRHGLSQSSLSYWRKRLGATDDVEVASFVTIVPVPLLASAQADMATAPEPLMVHLGDSFRIEIRGDFAAPVLEKLVRTLTRL; encoded by the coding sequence ATGACCACATCAGCAGTAGAGGGATGTTCCGAGAAGGTGGCATACTGGACTGAACATATTGCGGCTTGGCACAAGAGCGGCCTGAGCCAAGGAGCATACTGCCGGCGGCATGGTCTTTCTCAGAGTTCCCTGAGCTATTGGCGGAAGCGTTTAGGAGCAACGGACGACGTGGAAGTCGCGTCTTTCGTCACCATCGTCCCCGTGCCGCTGCTCGCGTCGGCTCAAGCAGACATGGCAACCGCACCTGAACCGCTGATGGTACATTTAGGTGACAGCTTTCGCATCGAGATCAGAGGCGACTTCGCCGCGCCGGTGCTGGAAAAGCTTGTCCGCACGCTGACACGGCTATGA
- a CDS encoding chemotaxis protein CheW codes for MSSADIMAMHQYLTFTLGDELFALDIGWVKEILDNTNITRIPRMPDFIRGVINVREKAIPVIDLRLKFGMSGTVFTTNTCIIIAEVRTEGDFILIGLLADSVQEVLELEQDRIDPPPRMGSAVDTRFLIGLGKLNERFVLILDIGRVFSNEELSTARNAGGMATENMETVVSASACP; via the coding sequence ATGAGCAGCGCTGATATTATGGCCATGCATCAATACCTGACGTTTACTCTCGGTGACGAGCTTTTTGCCTTGGATATCGGCTGGGTCAAGGAAATTTTAGACAATACCAATATAACCCGCATTCCGAGAATGCCTGACTTTATACGCGGCGTGATCAACGTTAGGGAAAAGGCCATCCCGGTGATAGATCTGCGTCTCAAGTTCGGAATGTCGGGGACGGTATTCACCACAAATACCTGCATCATCATCGCTGAGGTTCGAACCGAAGGAGATTTTATCCTCATCGGCCTCCTGGCGGATTCGGTGCAGGAGGTTCTGGAGTTAGAACAGGACAGGATTGATCCGCCTCCTCGGATGGGGTCAGCCGTTGATACTCGTTTCCTCATTGGCTTGGGCAAGCTCAACGAACGCTTTGTCTTGATCCTGGACATTGGGCGTGTCTTTTCCAATGAGGAGCTTTCAACGGCCCGGAATGCTGGGGGCATGGCGACCGAGAATATGGAAACTGTCGTCTCAGCCAGTGCATGCCCCTGA
- a CDS encoding methyl-accepting chemotaxis protein: MKNIRLGIKIGGGFGALILIACLLGGLAVVAMSKVEQGATRLAQEYVPEVAVANDVERDSMMTMYAMRGYALSEDEKFLETAKKEFANVNAQLAKAKAHSDKFPKLTKLKEDVAKAQGKVDEYGKLIEATTVSIKAMESLRKTMDASAGEYLKSCSDFMESQDAAFEKEINEGAPVAKLQERRSKIEEANEVIDLGNDVRVKNFKAQATGHIQLVDDALNNFKKIDELLDKLKTVTRQENNLRQLATIKEAGGKYKAAMTEYVAAWKTLQTLGTKRNEVGEQVLEAAQETAKAGMGQTQSIANDTVSSLASASTTVIIGLAFALLLGVIIAVALTRAITGPVLKGVGFAQAMSRGDFTQKLDIDQKDEIGVLATALNDMVDRLREVVAEIQSATENVASGSEELSASAQSMSQGATEQAASVEEISSSMEQMSSNIKQNADNAQQTQAIAVKAATDAEEGGVAVTQAVAAMKNIAEKISIIEEIARQTNLLALNAAIEAARAGEHGKGFAVVAAEVRKLAERSGAAAAEISNLSSSSVQIAERAGNMLTKMVPDIQRTAELVQEIAASSNEQNSGASQINKAIQQLDQVVQQNASASEEMASTSEELSAQAEQLQGSISFFQVTGSGVTRGHRATKALPAGRMANPARSKAVKSKGVAIEMHDADDDFERF, from the coding sequence ATGAAGAATATCAGGCTTGGCATTAAGATCGGGGGCGGCTTCGGAGCTCTTATCCTCATCGCTTGCCTCTTGGGGGGCTTGGCTGTGGTGGCCATGAGCAAAGTGGAGCAGGGGGCCACGCGATTGGCGCAAGAATACGTGCCAGAAGTAGCTGTGGCGAATGACGTTGAACGTGATTCGATGATGACCATGTATGCTATGCGTGGTTATGCACTCAGTGAAGATGAAAAATTTCTAGAAACTGCGAAAAAAGAGTTTGCCAACGTCAACGCCCAACTGGCCAAAGCCAAGGCGCATTCGGACAAGTTCCCCAAGCTGACAAAGCTAAAGGAAGACGTCGCAAAGGCACAAGGCAAAGTGGACGAGTATGGAAAACTGATTGAAGCGACGACTGTCAGTATTAAGGCAATGGAATCTTTGCGTAAGACGATGGACGCCTCAGCAGGCGAGTATTTGAAAAGTTGTAGTGATTTTATGGAAAGCCAAGATGCTGCCTTCGAAAAGGAGATCAATGAAGGAGCCCCTGTCGCGAAACTCCAAGAGAGACGTAGTAAAATAGAAGAGGCGAACGAGGTGATAGATTTAGGGAATGATGTTCGCGTCAAAAATTTTAAGGCACAGGCTACAGGGCATATTCAATTAGTAGACGATGCGCTCAATAATTTTAAAAAAATTGATGAACTACTTGATAAGTTAAAGACGGTGACTCGCCAAGAAAATAATCTTAGGCAACTGGCCACAATAAAAGAGGCAGGTGGTAAGTACAAGGCCGCTATGACTGAGTACGTTGCCGCTTGGAAAACGTTGCAAACGCTTGGAACAAAACGAAACGAAGTCGGCGAGCAGGTACTGGAAGCGGCCCAAGAAACGGCCAAGGCCGGCATGGGGCAGACGCAGAGTATCGCCAATGATACCGTCTCAAGCTTGGCTTCGGCCTCCACGACCGTGATTATTGGCTTGGCTTTCGCGCTTCTTCTCGGCGTTATCATTGCTGTGGCGTTGACCCGCGCTATTACCGGGCCGGTGCTCAAAGGTGTTGGTTTCGCCCAGGCCATGTCCCGAGGGGACTTCACCCAAAAGTTGGACATTGACCAAAAGGATGAAATCGGAGTGTTGGCTACGGCCCTTAATGACATGGTCGACCGTCTGCGCGAGGTCGTAGCCGAAATTCAGTCTGCAACTGAGAACGTTGCCTCAGGCAGCGAAGAATTATCTGCTTCAGCGCAGAGCATGTCCCAGGGGGCTACCGAGCAGGCAGCTAGTGTTGAGGAGATTTCCTCGTCTATGGAGCAGATGTCCTCAAATATCAAGCAAAATGCCGACAATGCCCAGCAAACACAGGCCATTGCGGTAAAGGCTGCCACGGATGCAGAAGAGGGCGGAGTGGCCGTAACCCAAGCAGTCGCCGCGATGAAAAACATCGCCGAAAAAATATCCATCATTGAGGAAATCGCCCGCCAAACCAATCTGCTGGCCCTTAACGCCGCTATTGAGGCAGCCCGTGCCGGAGAACACGGCAAGGGCTTCGCTGTGGTTGCCGCCGAGGTTCGGAAGTTGGCCGAGCGGAGCGGGGCCGCTGCCGCCGAAATCAGCAACTTATCTTCCTCAAGTGTCCAGATCGCTGAAAGAGCTGGCAACATGCTGACCAAGATGGTGCCTGATATCCAGCGGACGGCGGAGTTGGTTCAAGAGATTGCCGCCTCCAGCAATGAGCAAAATTCTGGTGCCAGCCAAATCAACAAGGCCATTCAGCAGCTTGATCAGGTGGTGCAGCAAAATGCCTCCGCTTCGGAAGAAATGGCCTCGACCTCAGAAGAGCTTTCTGCACAAGCTGAGCAACTCCAAGGCAGTATTTCCTTTTTTCAGGTGACAGGATCTGGAGTGACGAGAGGTCATAGGGCCACAAAGGCTCTCCCCGCAGGGCGCATGGCGAACCCAGCCAGGTCGAAGGCAGTCAAATCCAAGGGTGTCGCTATAGAAATGCACGACGCTGACGATGATTTTGAACGGTTCTAG